Part of the Pomacea canaliculata isolate SZHN2017 linkage group LG11, ASM307304v1, whole genome shotgun sequence genome is shown below.
GAAATGATCCACTAcccatttataaaaataaaaaacttagtACACTTCTAGTGCTAGATGTGTATGGGTTGCATCATCCATCAAGGCGACGCCTTGTTCCAAGTTAGTTCAGTTGGCATCCACACCTTGAGGTTAgaaagttgcttccctttaagtTCGTGCCAAAATGTTGGGGTCTGGTGcagggatgaaaagaaaaagagttgttCTGTCGATTGCtacaaaactgaaaattgtTGAACAATCAATTGCTAAGCTTTCATCAGAAATTAAACAGTGTGTTATATtgtttggaagaaaaaagaactctAAAAGTTCGTAACTTCATCCTATATATTTAATGAGACGAGTGTGCGCAGGACAACAAGGTTCAAAATTTGATGATTTGGATAGAGCTGTGTTTAAATGGTTCAAGCAAAAACGCGCCAAGGGATGTCCTGTATCCAGGCCATTGACgcttgaattttgtttgttggtgttttatgccgtgtcagcaactagggctatatcacggcaataaaagtaattttaaatttaaaggtttCGGGGTAAATTTTCTCAAGTCTTGTACCTTTAAAAGCAAACCAACATAGTAAGTGAAcaaggtgtaaaagaaaaaatgaagtgtaaaaaggggtggtgaagcccaaaaaggccaccaacacacCAGAAATCAAGAGAGAACtatcagaatgtaaaaaaaaaaacaaacttaaatttgatgatagagtcctatcctttttaaaaaggtaaagacTGCTGCtgatgggacggacctaaataaCCATTGATGcttgaaaaagcaaaatgtttcactgTGAAATGTACATTCCTGAACCATTTGTTGTGTCTCAAGGATGGCTGCAATGTTTTAAATCTCGCCACAGAATTTGCTGAATATTCAAGCACTTTTCcggaattactattcttaactccctggcaatactgtctgtcatgctattatgtaatgactccatcttacactgttagTAGTATCTACATCCTGTCATACCTTTATCCATTGCTCTATAttttactcttgtacctcatcttcaTGTTGTCCGTCGTGCCTAGAGGCTAAAGAAAAAACTCAAGAAGAAAGTGATCAAGGCAAGGATGATCATTGCCGGCACAAAAGTTGCATGTCAGGTCGACTCTGGCGCTAGTGTCAATGTCATCCCTGAGAAGTATGCCAAACATGCGCCCATTACACCTACCAAAACCAAATTAACTGTTTACAATGGCACATCTCTTGCTCCTAAGGGGAAAAGCATACTGACAGTTAAGAACCCCATGACAGGAAAGTCCTACCATGTCAGGTTTCTTGTTGTTAAGAAGAATCTCACCCCTTTGCTGGGAAAGAAAACTTCTGAAAAGATGGGGTTAATCACTGTGAAAACTATGAAAATTTTGAGAGTGTTGACAAAATCACAACGACACCAAAGTCACCTGTGCCTATTGACTTACCATCTTCACACATCCTGGATGCCTATCCAGTTCTGTTCAGTGAGACCCAGGGCAACCTACCTGGTGTTGTACACCTTGAAGTTGACCCGACTGTTCCACCTGTCACAGCTCCTAGTGGAAGGGTACCTCATGCAATGAAGGACAAGCTCAGCAAGGAGTTGAAAAGATTGACGAAAAGAGGAGAAATCACACCAGTGGACCAACCAACTGACTGGGTCAGCCGGATGGTCCTTGCGACAAAGAAGTCAGGCAAGCTGCGGGTATGCATTGACCCTCGTCCCCTCAACAAAGCACTCGAGCGAGAACGATATCCCTTGCCTATTATGGAAGATATCCTACCAAGCTTAGCAAATGCTAAGCTGTTCTCCAAACTCGATCTCACGGATGCCTACTGGCATGTCCATCTAGATGAAGAGTCTAGTCTACTGACAACATTCCAGACTCCATACGGACGTTACAGATGGAAACGACAACCATTTGGGACTTGTGTAAGCTCAGAACTGTTCCAGAAGCGGTTGAACATAGCTATTGAAGGCCTTCATGGAGTGATTCCTGTTTCATATGACATCGTCATCTATGGTTCAGGACACACAACGGAAGAAGCATCCGTGGATCATGACAAAAACCTCATTGATCTGCTCAACAGGTGTCGATCAATCGgtataaaactaaacaaacagaaagccgAGATCAGGAAGACAGAAATCACATTCCTTGGTCACAGGATCACTAGCGAAGGTCTGAAGATTGACCCAGAAAAGGTGAAGGCAGTCCTTGACATGCCGAGACCAAGCAACGTAGAAGAAGTCAGGCGGCTCTGTGGACTCATCAACTACCTGTCAAAATTTCTGCCCTGTCTGTCTCAAACATTGGCCAGCTGATGCGTGTTGGCGTAGAATGGTCGTGGAATGAGAAACATGACAAGGCATCCAAGGCAGTGAAGAAGCTAGTGACTGAAGCTCCTATATTGGCTTTCTATGACCCAAAGGAAGAACTTACCATTCAGTGTGATGCGAGCAAGAATGGTTTGGGCGCTGTTCTCATGCAAAATGGAAAGCCAATCGCCTATACAAGCCGCTCAATGACTGAAACTGAAACCAGATATTCACAGATTGAGAAGGAAACTCTAGCAATAGTTTTTGCCCTGGACAAGTTCCATCAATATGCTTTTGGTCGCCATGTAAACATAGAAAGTGACCACAAGCCGCTGGAAGCAATCATGAACAAACCGCTGTCGTCAGCGCCACGCAGACTCCAAGGCATGATGCTGCGGTTCCACAGTTCGGTACAAGAGAGGCAAGGACATGCTTCTTGCTGATACTCTCTCCAGAGCCTACCTGAAGAACTCGCAGAACAACCAGAGCGAGTTTGAGACCGTCAACATGGCAAGTTTTTTTGCCCATTGGTGACGCGCGACTTAGCAGTTTGAAGAATGAAACAGACAAGGATGAAACCTTGCAAAAAGTCAGAATTGTCATCACCCAATGACAAGAGTCAACTGCCTGCTGAACTCTCTCCATACTACAGCTTCAGAGATGAGCTTTCTGTGCAAGACAGGCTGATATTCAAAGGTGAAAGAATTGTAGTTCCCATATCACTGCGTTCTAGCATGAAGAGGGAGATACACTCAACGCACACAGGAATCGAAGGCTGTCTGAAGAGAGCTCGCGAGTCAGTATTTTGGCCTGGAATGAATGCAGAAATCAAACAGTATGTGTCCACCTGTAAAACCTGCCAGTCAGTTCAGCgatcacaaaagaaagaaacactgtTGAGTCATGAAGTCCCTTCCCGCCAGTGGGAAAAAGTTGGCATAGACCTTTTTGAATTTGATGGTAAAGATTACCTTGTAACAGTGGACTACTTCAGCAATTTTTTTGAGATCGATCTTTTGGAAAACACTAGATCACAGACGATCATCAAGAAGCTCCAATCCCATTTTGCCAGATACGGAATCCCTTGCACCGTGGTTAGTTACAACGGACCTCAATTCTCATCAGACTCTTTTGCCAAATTTGCTTCCGAGTGGGATTTTGAACACTGCCCAAGCAGTCCTCATTATCCCAAATCAAATGGAAAGGCAGAATCGGCTGTTAAGATCGCCAAGACGattctgaagaaaaacaagaaccaaGAGCTCATGGCCCTGTTAAACCACCGCAACACACCGAACCAAACCGGGACAAGTCCAGCGCTGTCGTTCCTGAACCGGAGAACCAGGACCCTCATGCCTACTACCAAGAATTTGCTGCAGCCAAGGACAATCGAGcctgacaaacacaaagaagaactTCACAAGAAGCAGAGAAAAGCAGCGGAATTCTACAACACTGATGCAAAAGATCTGCCAGTCTTACATGAAGGTGAGATACTGTGATGATGAGGCCGTACGTTCAAGGTTTTAAGAAATGGACCAGTGGAACCATTACAAAACAACTTGATCAAAGGTCATACGAGGTTGAATCCGGAGAACCAACATACCGTCGCAACCGAGTGCACTTGAAGAAAGTGCTGCCATCCCCCTGCTGATCATGCCCCTATTCCCACTCCATCTGACCTTGCTGCGCCTCTACCCACAACTGACCTCCAGAGCCCTGCAGCTGTTCAGCCCACGACGTCCTGCAGGCGACAACTTATCACGCCACAAATGGAGTCTGATAGTCCGGCAGGATCCAATCCCTTTCATGGCTCCACAACCCCAGTGCGGTCTGCAACACTAACTACTCGAACACGTTCCGGTCATGAGGTTAAAATACCCAAGATGGAAGACTTTGTATATTGACTGTACGACGTATGCATGAATTTGTGTCACAACAATAACGAACAGTACTAACGTTTGAAATCGTGACTTATTCGCGACTTAGCTCAAGTCGGTgattctttaattttcttattcgTTGGTGTTCATTTGTTATTGAACTTTTTAAACGGGGGAGGATGTTACAATATCTTAGTTACGCCCCTTGACTCACTCTCTGGTGTGTGAGTCTGAGCTATTCGTCTAAGTAAACATAACCGTTGTCTTGGAGTGTGTATTCCGTTCGTAATAAGGCAGGACGCTATGAAACATAACAAATACCTCCCTGGAAGCTAAGCATCTTCGAGGGGACGCCACTCCAAAAGCAGCCTGTTAAATTCAATGTGCAGTTtactgaaaacaacaaaataataaagcaatggCCTTTCAGTAGCACTACTTGTTTTCTACCTAACTTTTTACCCTACTAGCTGCCAATATTACActtacatgtatacacatatgcatgcacacaccctctcacatttatttcttaaagaaagcTAGGTAAAAATGGATTACTTGTGCGAAATGCATGATTAAAGTGCTTTTAACAGAGGTACAATACCATCAAAGGAGTGGAGCtgagcaaattttaaaaagtcgatTTTGGTAAGGAGTAGTGAGctgagaataaaataaagctaaCTCCAGTGCAATTTTTTTCGTCATGATAAGGTTTagttcaatttaaaataataatcttcaaaaaatgtgtacatttatatcagtagttcttaaccttttttgaggtaccaaacccacaagtttcatatgcacattcaccgaacccttctttagtttcatatgcacaatcatcgaacccttctttagtgtcatcacgaattgcgggtgtgtcttgaacTCGGTGGTGGAGGCTCCGctgaacccctgagaccgactcaccgaacccctagggttcgatcgaacaccggttaagaaccactgatttatatacacaaatatagacaaaaatgtatatAGCATTTAATCAGACACACCAAAACTTGAAGACAGATATTCAGAGACCCATATTGCGTCTCACATTATTCGACcttgttttctttgattataatttgtttgttgtacaaCTGTCTTGTTGGCTGTGTTTGCACATGCGGGTGAAAGTGTTTACCAGTGTGTACGCATATGGATGTGTGAATAAgcgggtgagtgagtgtgagggcTTAAGTTGGGTGGGCGGGCCAGTTGAAgtgtcccctttcccctcgggcgagTTAGGCCATCCTTCTCCCCATCTTATTCAAAGGCAGTAGTAGCTCATAGTCAGAGTTAAGCTGAGTTAATTGAAAATGACACAGGGCTTcggcttatgcaaaaaattgcatacagtatgcattaaaagttcggaggaccccttcagttttcgtcaatggggtccccttcaaatttgggcgaagaacagggaccccttaaaaatctgaagaaggggtccctgggaccccaaagaatttagccttagcagaagccctgatgacATCACCAGGAGAATGATGTAAGCAGGTATGATGTATGTGAAAAATGGGATGTTAAAAGAACAGAGTTAAAAGATGGAAGCTAGATCAGAATAAAGAGGCTTACTCATACAATATCTGTCAAGACATTTGTGTTCTGCAAACTGCTTACTAACaacatgaaacagaaatatgaaTATCAGTTAAATTACCAGCGCAGATGAGTGTCAAAATCATGTAATGAAAAGCACGTAGCTTAAATGTGAACTGACAACAGCATTGGAAATGTTCTAAAACAAATATTCCTTCAAGAAGAGAAACTGAGTTGCAGGTATgttgcaacagcaacaacacatgcatgtatacataaaatttaaatccTAGAAACTGATGTGTTTACTTGTAATGATAATGATACGAAGGttgttcaaaaagttctaagcctcactCAGAAGGAGCTGTAGAAATAAGAcgtttttcacaatttttctaCACAATCCTCCTTGACATCAATATACTTGGTTCAACCATGCTCTGAATTGCAATCCCACCATGGAAGAAGGTGGCATTCTGGTCCTCCACAGCACATATGACCTCATCACTGTTTCCAAAATGGCGACCATGTAGTGGGATTTTGAAACAGGCAGACATCGGATGGAGCTATGTCTGATCAGGTAAGGGAATGGGGTAGCAATTCAAGACACAGTTGGCTTCTTCAGCTATTGCAACCTGAGCAGAGTGAATGGGCATGTTATGCGGGAGGAACAGCATACCTGTCCTCAGATTCCCTCTGCGTTTCGACTTGCTTCCTTCAGTTGCGTTAGTTCTGATGCATAGTACTGTTCATTAATAGTTTTTCCCTCTTTACACATTCAGAATACCCCAAAACAAAAGCCATCACTTTGCTAACAGACGCTGCCTGCTTGAGCTTCTTCAGGGTGAAAAACCACAGTGTGTCCACTGCTTTGAATCATTAATTCAGGTCTGAAGTGATGAACCCAGGTTTTATCTTGAGTTACTAATGTGCAGTGTCATTCTCGGTCAGCCTGAAAGCAAGTCAGAAGTGTCCTGGAAATGTCAACCTTTCGCACTTTCTCCTCTGGCGGCAGCTGGGACCCATCTTGTAGATTTGCTTGCTCATTCACAAGATCTCAGTAAAAACAGTGTGGACAGAACCAGAACTGATGCCTATGGACTTAGTTATCTGCTGGACAATAAGACATCCATCATCCAAAATCCATTGGGTGAATGGTATCAACTTGATCAGCAGTGGTTGAGGTTTTTGGACAACCTAACTGAAGGTCATTTTCTGTGCTGACCCTGCCTTGCTTGAAATCAGCAGCCCACTTCTTCACAGTTGCTTAGGAAGGGAGTCCTCAGCAAGTGTCTGTACCACGTCCTCATGGATTTCCTTGGGTGTTTCTTCTCCAAATACTTTATGTCTGCTTGGGGctctgttttgttcatttttagaTTTGTCACACTACTCTTCACCCTTACATGggtctcacatgcacacaaattaaaacagaaatctgcATCAGTGTTTCTAGTTTCATAAGAATGGTAGTGTATTACCCCAACAAAAAAGTTCAGCTATGGCTCTTCTttctgggtgaggcttagaactgTTTTGAACAACTCTCGTAAATATTACAAATGCAACACTTTATATGCTAAAAAATTGCTACATTACAGGATTTCATATACAAGTAATCTGTTATAATTTGATGCCTGCAGATTCTAGATTAGCCTTTTCTATTAATGACATAATAATGGTGTTGTACTTAAAGAGCAATGTGACAGTAAATGCGCAAGCATTGTTTTGTAGAGTTAACATTTCATACTAACAGCTAGCTACACCAACCCCACTATAGACAAATTTCCTTAATCAATCGATCAATCATAATTTCCAAAGCTATTatgtattgttttgtattgaAGCTATTACAATATGCCAAAAGCTAGTTAGCTTTGTCTATAAAATTGTGGTTTGCATATCTCCATAATTCTTTCGAGGAATGTCCAGAATCGGTGCTTAGTTATGGTGTTACATTGTCTATCTGAAATGTTAGATTCATCATTACTGCAGACATGACCATTGacagacaagttacagctgtatGTCAATCTGTATATTATGAGCTCTGTAAGGTCATCGCCATCCATTACATTCTCTCAACTCTTATCTGTGCATATGTTCTATCTAGGCATGTCTGCAGCAAGCTCCTGCCATGACTATTTTCTCCGAACTTCTCTTCATcctacatcccagctagacaactctgctctTAGTCTGATAACCATACACTCACTATCCCTGTCACAGGAACAGCAATGTATGGTCAATGGATTTCTAGTTACTGTGCCGCGAAACAGCGGAAATCACTTCCCATCCATATTCGCCATCTACCCAACGTCCAATCCTTTAAACGTTCActaaaaaacatatttgttccaCAAATATCACTGCTACaccaatgattttattttctacacaTTGCCTATAACCTTTTTGCTCTATTGattagttgtcaatagttgtgattatagctTATTGATTAGTgtgcttgtctttctctgtgaCACTCTCCCCTTTtagcatgtatatatacaagtaATGCTATGTTAAATTACTACTTAATCACGCCATTGTTCCAATCAATAACCTGGCCTTAAAGTGTAAAAACTTGCAgaggaacgaaagaaagaaaaagaaaaagacaattgaAATGAAATGCTAGAGGTAAGGAGCacttggaaaaagaaaaaagtgattatACCTCCCTGGAACTAAGCATCTTCGAGGGACGCCACTCCAAAGGCTGTCATTATTTATCCCTTTGCTAATTTCGGCAATTTTAGTTTCACATCAATTGAGCTGGATTCTCTCGATAAAAATCGAATGAAACTtcacaaatattcaaaaatataagaaagatttattaaatGAAGAGTTTAACTAGTCGCAAGGCATTTTGTGAACTTTAATACGTTTTGAGCAGTacgtacaaacatttttatgaactgTTCCCTCTACGTAACCATTTAAGTGATAATGAAAGTGAACTCTTTGGGGACCAGTTGCACAGACTAAAAGCGTTCTAAAAGAAAcgaatttaaaaacatttattttttcgaATTGTTCTTATGCCGTTGAGATGGCAATGTGTGTACGAAACTGGCATTCGTTTTATGTAAAACTATAAGGCCTTAACATAAGAAATGTATCACTGGTCCCCAAACCGCCGATCGAAAGAAACTCATATAAGTTGTTTTATAGAGTTTTTTGTTAGCTTGTACAAAATTCTTACTCGATCCAATTAATTGTGATGACCAAGGTCGTCGTCACGGTGTTAGTACCCGGCTTAGAACAGCTTAGACGTGCTAGAGAATTAATATAGTTCCTTCACCTATAGCTGGCCTCGAGGACGTTACTCGATCCTcgatctctctttttcttatttgttcgTTATCTGCTTTGAAGTTTTGTGTCAATGTTCATCAGTACATATGTTATTGATATTTGCTACGTTCCTGGATAGTTTATGTCTTAGAAAAACTGACTATATTAATATGTAGCAGTACTATAGTAGTGTGCAATATAAATTAAGTTATGTTCTTGTTGTACAGGGTAGAGTGGACATGTTCCCAGGCCGTTCCTTTCTCACGCCAGCTGCTACGTAATAGCCTGTGCGCATTGAACTGCTCACCGCGCCATTGCATGCGCTGATTTTCAATGCACTGGACCTACGGACTAAAACCGTATGGTCGTTGTACGATTCCGTGTGTTCGTTATTCATGCATTTCTGGCTACTCAAAATGTTCTCTAACTCTGGCtctaattcttctttttttgtgagtacGATAGTACATGCTATAATATATAacataggtaaaaaaaaaaatgcacatgaaTATAAAGATATACAACTCtgattaaaaatgcaaaacttaaCATACGAAATTCCTTATCTATCCCTGATATTTTTGTAGGTCTTATTCCCGTGAATAAATATGCACAACGCGCAATCGTTTAGTGACCTTATACtggattaaaaatatatcagagACCTTAGAGTTAGAAAATATAGCTATTTCTTCcacattgttttgctttttacttaaacttttaaaataatcaatgtTGTTTAATCACTTTTATCTTAAACGCCTGCACCCACTtctaaatatgtaaaataaatataaccaTCATACAATATACCAGTAGTTGTCAAAAATAGACATTAAAGTAATTTGCTGAATTGAGTCATCCATCATATCCCAAATAGTAAATGGCTATCTATATGAGTTTCTTTCCTTCAACCCATTGAACAGAACCTTATCTGCCACTTTCTCAGATATTCTTTGATTTACCTTGGAAAGTTTTGACCAAAGTCGTTAAGCTGGGCTAAAAATTCCTCAAATGAGATCAGTCAGGATCAGCCCGTGTCCTCCAGTGTTTTTCAGACTTTTAACCCTTTTGACTCACGCACTACAGTGTATGTTGAATTATATGTTAAATGGATAAAAACATAGGAAAGGTTAAACTGTTTTAAGGCGTACGACCCGTTGGGATTAACCCGCCTAGACGACGTTTTAATCGATGGCGGATAACTGCGAAGCTATCTGAGTAAAGAAGAATCGCCTGCCAGAACCATCGCGATCACGTGATTTGtcagcacccagcagcacggCGTGTAGAGTCCGCCGACGTCTTACCAAACCAACGCCATAACCGCCTAATAAGCCAAcgtgacttttagccaatggttACGTGATCGGAACTGCGCCCATTTCAAATTAGtttctacacttttcccaacaggATTATAATAAGCGTCTCAGCTGTCAAATTCCAATACTGATACATTTGACTCTTCAATAACATATGTAAATATCTCTAATTACTATAGTTATGAGATTTAATTCCAAAATGTCCAAGTCAGTCAGACAGAATATTATGCTAAGAAAGAAGATATAGAGTACAATTAACGCAATAAACCAAAAGGTTTTCAGAGAGAAAGTAGAAATCGGCGAGCATTCTAAACGCTGCAATTGATAAATCTTTACGTTAGCGAACAGAGAATCACCGTCATAattttcctcaaataaattgTGGAAATGTTTAGTACGTCATAACTTTACCATTCGAAACAACATCAATTCCCATCCTCTGTTTACTGATTATATTAGCGTAGATAAGCCCATGTTCTTATAGCAATCATAATATTTTCTCCTTATTATATCATTTCTTTGTCTTGCAACTCCTGGCTGTGTTTGAGCTATGCTGATAGAAGTGAGCCCAGACGTTTCCGGGCTGCGAAATCGGACACTCGATGATGGGTGTCAACCTCAAAGAACccgaaaaaaagtatttaaagcACAACCTCGACATTGATGAACTATCCAAAAGCCAAAAGCGACAGTGGGCGCCCGCCGATAGCAGCGGGACACGAGTCAAAACCCGCGACTTCCCGCCACCTAAACGGACGTCTCACACTTACGCATAGCGCTCATACCTTTCATGTTTAGTGTTCAAAACATGTCCTTGTTCATTCACAGCGGATTTTCGTTTTATAATGTATCATTTTAATCTTTTGCCAGCTAAACGGTTCAAACACCAACTTCCACTGCCCAGCATGTGTAATTAAAACTATTTCGATCACGCTGCAGCAGCAAGTATTTTCCAGTGTGAAACCAAAAAACCTCATATAGTCACATGACAACTGATGTGACTGAGTatcaattcagacaaattaatcTTAATGTATTTTCTCTACAAAAACAAATGCTAATGACTTGCCTACATAATGtcaaaatattcttatttatcTAAAGCTGGTGCGAGGCATTAAAGATGAAAGTGTCCTAGGAGTCTGCAACATGGCCACCATCAAAATGTTGAACCAGATGCTAAGCTTCATAATTAGAGCCATAAACCAGATTCTCTCATTCATGCTCCACTCCTTGGCCACTCAAGTaagttgcaaatattttttattcataatattcataataattCTTGTgtagaaaaaattataaagcatATGACATATAATGGTCAAAGTGACCTGCTAATGTCTTCACGGGACCGTCgcggacacgcgcattctttcacAAACCAAATATCTGACGCTTGAGTGGCGTAACCTTCTTAAGGCCCTAGATTtgataattattcaattcaaacaaattttatataaacaaaggcaaagtattcAACCAATCAGAGCTTCACTCCTTCATTCCCCCCACCACACAAGATATACAttacaattatatatatcatTCAATCCAACGTACATAGAGTTAACAATAAAGTATTTCCCACTACCCAAATACTGTTCAAATTCTGATGAAACGTATTCCGCTGTCTCCGGAGCTGTCCCTTTCTGAGAATACAATTTAATATccatagtatatatatataaatgttcgTTGATGAATACCCAAACTTCATATAAAAGTCTTTCTGACCCTCCAACCTCTATTCTAATTAGCTCCCAACTAATCTCTTCTAGATAgtctatattattaaaataaattgttacgATACACACTACAGTTTACAGCAGAGTCTCAGAGTCTTGCACATCGGTGCCTCCCTATGTGTCAGCGATAATGATAGGGTAGTCCTGAAGAAccggaggaaacctttcctccacgcGCTACTCCTCAGCTGGTGCAAACTGTCCATCCAGCGACAAGGAGTCATGATTGCACCAGTTTCACCAAGTTCTTTCTGCGACCGTTTTTTACTACACTCACACCAGGTTGTTTCTTGGCCCCCCAAGAAACTGTTACTCGGACCCAATCACAGAGTTCCCCCACGTCGGACACGAACTACAGTAAATCGACGATCTTGACTAACATCCACTTAGTATAAACTCATATTACCTAGCAACTTAAATAAGAGAGCACTCCTTCTTGCATTCCTACTGTTAAGAAAAGCAGCGCTCCAGTGACGGAGATTGCTCCTTCGAAATGATATGCTACGCCGCTAgtgctactatcaaccactactaaaaCAAATCTCTGCTACTGTGTTATCTTGGAGTAAATGTCTGAGCGCTTTGGCATATGAAATGACGTTaactctaaaaatattttgttcttatgATGAGATGCTTAGACGAGTGTAGTGAAGAGTTTAATACAAGTATGACAGCTGAcaattaaaaaggataactttatttaatttcaaacagcacatcccaATGAGCCCAATAATttgattattataaaaatcCATAAAATTCTCAAATTAATGAATTTTAATGCACATATAGAAAGCAGTTAAAAAAGACTACACATGGAATATAAACAACCACATTCAGAA
Proteins encoded:
- the LOC112575526 gene encoding uncharacterized protein K02A2.6-like, with the protein product MKQTRMKPCKKSELSSPNDKSQLPAELSPYYSFRDELSVQDRLIFKGERIVVPISLRSSMKREIHSTHTGIEGCLKRARESVFWPGMNAEIKQYVSTCKTCQSVQRSQKKETLLSHEVPSRQWEKVGIDLFEFDGKDYLVTVDYFSNFFEIDLLENTRSQTIIKKLQSHFARYGIPCTVVSYNGPQFSSDSFAKFASEWDFEHCPSSPHYPKSNGKAESAVKIAKTILKKNKNQELMALLNHRNTPNQTGTSPALSFLNRRTRTLMPTTKNLLQPRTIEPDKHKEELHKKQRKAAEFYNTDAKDLPVLHEGEIL